The proteins below are encoded in one region of Bifidobacterium dentium JCM 1195 = DSM 20436:
- a CDS encoding adenylosuccinate synthase has protein sequence MPGIVLIGAQWGDEGKGKATDLIGTKVDYVARFNGGNNAGHTVVVGDESYALHLLPSGIISPTATPVIGNGVVVDPEVLFEEIDGLESRGVDCSRLLVSESAHIIAPYHRVLDKVTERFLGKHKIGTTGRGIGPAYADKINRVGIRVHDLFNAEHLHDKVEASLHQKNQMLVKLYNRRPIDVDQTTDELLKLGERLKPYVANTSLVLNKALDEGKTVLFEGGQATMLDVDHGTYPFVTSSNPTAGGACTGTGVGPTKITRVIGVSKAYVTRVGEGPFPTELFGEDGDWLRAQGHEYGVTTGRPRRCGWFDAVVNRYASQVNGLTDIVLTKLDVLTGLQEIPICVAYDVNGERHDDMPTDQAEFAVAKPIYETMPGWTEDISQVHDFNDLPQTCQDYVKRLEELSGCRISVIGTGPQRDHIIQINSLVD, from the coding sequence ATGCCGGGTATCGTGTTGATTGGCGCTCAGTGGGGCGACGAGGGTAAAGGCAAGGCCACCGATCTCATCGGTACCAAAGTCGATTACGTTGCACGCTTCAACGGCGGCAACAATGCAGGCCATACCGTGGTGGTCGGAGACGAATCGTACGCACTGCACCTGCTGCCATCCGGCATCATCAGTCCGACGGCTACCCCGGTCATCGGCAACGGCGTCGTGGTCGATCCCGAAGTACTGTTCGAGGAGATCGACGGCCTTGAAAGCCGCGGCGTGGACTGCTCCCGACTGTTGGTGAGCGAAAGCGCACACATCATCGCGCCGTATCATCGTGTACTCGACAAGGTGACTGAACGCTTCCTCGGCAAGCATAAGATCGGCACCACCGGCCGTGGTATCGGTCCGGCTTACGCTGACAAGATCAATCGTGTCGGCATCCGCGTGCATGACCTGTTCAACGCTGAGCATCTGCATGACAAGGTTGAGGCGAGCCTGCATCAGAAGAATCAGATGCTGGTCAAACTGTACAATCGTCGTCCGATTGATGTGGACCAGACCACCGACGAGCTGCTTAAGCTCGGTGAACGTCTGAAGCCTTACGTTGCCAATACTTCCTTGGTGTTGAACAAGGCGCTTGACGAGGGCAAGACCGTATTGTTCGAGGGCGGCCAGGCCACCATGCTTGACGTGGACCATGGCACCTACCCGTTCGTGACATCCTCCAACCCGACCGCCGGCGGTGCCTGCACTGGCACCGGCGTTGGACCGACCAAGATCACCCGCGTGATTGGCGTCTCCAAAGCATATGTGACCCGAGTCGGTGAGGGACCGTTCCCGACCGAACTGTTCGGTGAGGATGGCGACTGGCTGCGTGCCCAGGGCCACGAATACGGTGTGACTACTGGTCGTCCGCGTCGTTGCGGCTGGTTTGACGCGGTCGTGAATCGTTACGCATCCCAAGTCAACGGTCTGACCGATATCGTGCTCACTAAGCTTGATGTGCTTACCGGGCTTCAAGAAATTCCGATTTGTGTGGCTTACGACGTAAATGGTGAACGCCACGACGATATGCCGACCGATCAGGCTGAATTTGCCGTCGCGAAGCCCATTTACGAGACCATGCCGGGCTGGACCGAAGACATTTCCCAAGTGCATGATTTCAACGATCTGCCGCAAACCTGCCAGGATTACGTCAAGCGTCTTGAAGAGCTGTCCGGATGCCGCATTTCCGTGATTGGCACCGGCCCGCAGCGCGATCACATCATTCAGATCAATTCGCTCGTCGACTGA
- the fbaA gene encoding class II fructose-bisphosphate aldolase: MTIATPERYAEMLDAARRGGYAYPAINVTSTQTLNAALQGFAEAESDGIIQVSVGGSAYFSGQSVNNRVVGSLAFAAFAHEVAAHYPNITVALHTDHCAKQYLDEWVRPLLAHEAEQVKHGEEPTFQSHMWDGSTVPLEENLDIAEELLEKSVKAHTVLEIEIGAVGGEEDGHSAEINDKLYSTPADGVRVAERLGLGEHGRYMAAFTFGNVHGAYKPGVVQLRPRLLHDIQSEVWAAAHDGRLGSVDAAHVSTCALPDMPEGKPFPLVFHGGSGSSAAEIAEAVSYGVVKMNIDTDTQYAFSRAIAGHMFRNYDSVLKIDGEVGNKKFYDPRSWGREAESSMAARVVEACKQLGSAGRALR, encoded by the coding sequence ATGACTATCGCAACTCCTGAACGTTATGCCGAGATGCTGGATGCCGCACGTCGTGGCGGCTACGCATATCCCGCAATCAATGTGACCAGTACGCAGACGCTGAACGCTGCGTTGCAGGGTTTCGCCGAGGCGGAATCCGACGGCATTATCCAGGTGTCGGTGGGCGGTTCCGCATATTTCTCCGGACAATCGGTCAACAATCGTGTGGTCGGCTCGCTCGCATTCGCCGCGTTCGCGCATGAAGTGGCCGCACACTATCCGAACATTACGGTGGCACTGCACACCGACCATTGCGCCAAACAATATCTGGATGAATGGGTCCGCCCGCTGCTTGCGCATGAGGCGGAGCAGGTCAAGCACGGCGAAGAGCCGACGTTCCAGTCCCACATGTGGGACGGTTCGACGGTTCCGCTGGAAGAGAATCTTGACATCGCCGAGGAGCTGCTGGAAAAGTCCGTGAAGGCGCACACCGTGCTCGAAATTGAGATTGGCGCGGTCGGAGGCGAAGAAGACGGCCATTCCGCGGAAATCAACGACAAGCTGTACTCCACGCCCGCCGATGGCGTACGCGTGGCGGAACGACTGGGGTTGGGTGAACACGGCCGTTATATGGCCGCGTTCACCTTCGGCAACGTGCATGGCGCATACAAGCCGGGCGTAGTGCAGTTGCGTCCACGATTACTGCACGACATTCAGTCCGAAGTATGGGCGGCCGCACATGACGGACGCCTGGGAAGCGTTGATGCCGCGCACGTTTCCACTTGTGCGCTGCCGGACATGCCGGAAGGCAAGCCGTTCCCCCTGGTGTTCCACGGCGGTTCCGGATCGTCGGCGGCTGAGATTGCGGAAGCGGTTAGCTACGGCGTGGTCAAGATGAACATTGATACGGATACACAGTATGCGTTCTCACGTGCAATCGCAGGACACATGTTCCGCAATTACGATTCCGTGCTGAAGATTGATGGTGAAGTCGGCAACAAGAAGTTCTACGATCCACGCTCGTGGGGTCGTGAGGCCGAATCCTCGATGGCCGCACGTGTGGTCGAGGCTTGCAAGCAGCTAGGTTCCGCGGGGCGGGCGCTGAGGTAG
- a CDS encoding polysaccharide deacetylase family protein, with product MTLEDDIEELSFEDSVRPPRKHHTWLRVILAMLLTVLVAGGATGGWYLWNYHLRRIPVTVNRVDRLVRIDSTIATLLHDNDDFNAKPGRLLDITGKVLDKRGGGAIIVKRNGAAVATAQLGSTRMADNDVITVESGKDQTEAHTVRYDTVKYGTDINLNNGPLQEVKQLGKDGMKEIWVGRRSKKEVDKGFKKEPQNLVVQSRSPRPAGRKVIALTFDDGPSQYSDAVLDILKEKGVKATFFDVGESSAQYPKQEKRMLAEGHQVASHSNTHPYMPKMGRDELRAEITAGFDNLKKASGLETKVMRAPYGAFGVEQWKQCADLLDMNVLWDIDTEDWKMPGAQAIHDAVLNNAHNGAVVLMHDGGGDRSQDVEALPGIIDDLKKQGYEFVTIEQLSEM from the coding sequence ATGACTTTGGAAGACGATATTGAAGAGCTGTCTTTTGAGGATAGCGTCCGTCCGCCGCGCAAACATCACACTTGGTTGCGCGTCATACTTGCGATGTTGCTGACCGTACTGGTCGCAGGAGGCGCAACGGGCGGCTGGTATCTGTGGAACTATCATCTGCGCCGCATTCCGGTTACCGTCAATCGTGTCGACCGTCTCGTTCGCATCGACAGCACGATTGCGACCCTGCTCCATGACAACGATGATTTCAACGCCAAGCCAGGCCGTCTGCTGGATATCACCGGCAAGGTCCTCGACAAGCGCGGCGGTGGAGCGATCATCGTGAAACGTAATGGCGCCGCCGTGGCAACCGCGCAACTTGGCAGCACACGTATGGCCGACAACGACGTAATCACCGTGGAATCCGGTAAGGATCAGACCGAAGCGCATACGGTACGGTACGACACCGTCAAATACGGTACCGACATCAATCTCAACAATGGGCCGCTGCAGGAAGTCAAACAACTCGGCAAGGACGGCATGAAAGAGATTTGGGTCGGGCGGAGATCCAAGAAGGAAGTCGACAAGGGATTCAAGAAGGAACCGCAGAATCTGGTGGTACAGTCGCGTTCGCCACGACCGGCCGGACGTAAGGTAATCGCATTGACGTTCGACGACGGGCCAAGCCAATACAGCGACGCGGTTCTGGACATACTCAAGGAGAAAGGCGTGAAGGCGACGTTCTTCGACGTCGGCGAAAGCTCCGCGCAATACCCGAAGCAGGAGAAGCGCATGCTTGCAGAAGGTCATCAGGTGGCGAGTCACAGCAACACGCATCCATACATGCCGAAGATGGGGCGTGACGAGTTGCGCGCGGAGATCACGGCAGGGTTTGACAATCTGAAGAAGGCATCCGGACTGGAAACGAAGGTGATGCGTGCCCCATATGGTGCGTTCGGCGTGGAACAGTGGAAGCAGTGCGCCGACCTGCTTGACATGAACGTGCTGTGGGATATCGATACGGAGGATTGGAAGATGCCCGGTGCGCAGGCCATTCATGATGCGGTGTTGAACAATGCGCATAACGGCGCGGTGGTGCTGATGCATGACGGCGGCGGCGACCGGTCGCAGGACGTGGAGGCGTTGCCGGGGATTATCGACGATCTGAAGAAGCAGGGGTACGAGTTCGTGACCATCGAGCAGCTGAGTGAGATGTAG